TGTTTGCAAAGCGCATATCCTCCGTTTCCCTTTCATCGGGCTGACGAAGGGTCACCGTTTGCCACATCTCCTGATAGGCTTCCACCCTGTCGCGCGTCTGCCAGAGCACCCCGCCCAGCAAGGAACGAAATTGCTCACCACCAGCATGATAGGGCTTCTGCTTCAGCAGGATGCGGTTTTTCTTCTGCATCAGCACCGGCAAGCTGCCTTCTTCAAAGTCCGGGGCAATCAGCACCTCAAAGAACATCTCATTGATAGCATACGCAATTTCAGGCGTAATGTTGCGATTGGCAATTAAAATACCTCCGAATGCTGATACGGGATCTCCCGCCAGGGCATCCTCCCAGGCTTCCTTCAATGTGGCGCGGGTGGCAATCCCGCATGGATTCGTATGCTTGATGATGGCGAAGGCAGGCTTGCTGAACTCCCCCATCAGGTTAAGGGCAGCATCCACATCCAGCAGGTTGTTGTATGACAGGGCTTTCCCGTGCAGCTGTTCGAACAGGTCTTCCAGCTTCCCGAAATACCGTCCTTGCTGATGCGGGTTCTCCCCATAGCGCAATACCACTGAATCCTGTATACTTTTCTTGAACGGATGAAAATCATCCTGGTTCATGAAAGAAAAGATGGCCGTATCGTAATGCGAAGAAACCTCAAAAGCGGCTGCAGCCATTCGTCTGCGGTCCTCCAGGCTGGTTTTCCCCTGGCTTGCATGCAGCAGGTCGACTACCTCATCAAAATACTTAACAGAAGGCACCACCATCACATCCTGGTAATTTTTAGCGGCTGCCCGTATCAGCGAGATACCCCCAATGTCAATTTTCTCTATGGCCTCCTGATGCGAGGCACCGGAAGCAAGCGTTTCTTCAAAAGGATACAGATCCACTACCACCATATCGAAGGCTTCAATCTGGTATTCCTGCATCTGCTGACGATCCTTATCCAGATGTGGACGTGCCAGGATACCACCGAACACGGCAGGGTGCAAAGTCTTCACCCGCCCCCCCAGGATAGAGGGGTACTGGGTCAGGCTCTCCACCGGTTTGGCTGGGATGCCCAATGAGTGAATATACTCGAGGGTTCCACCTGTGGAAACCAGTTCAACACCCAGTTGATTTAACGCTTCAATAAGCCTGCGTGAGGGCTCTTTGTAATACACCGACACCAGCGCGCGCCGGACCTGTTTAATTTCTGTCATCGTATTGAGAAGGGATGGGTTTTCTCCTTACCTTTGCGGCCGAAAAATTGGCACGAAGTTAACTTAAATTTTTGGCAAATGGCTTTTGTTTCCAAAGAAAAATTGTTCTCTCGCAAGTGGTTCATTTCCTACTCCCTCATCACCCTGGGCGCCCTGATCATGGCCTCGGGATATGTGCTTTTCATTTCGCCCAACAAGATCGTTCCCGGTGGGGTCTATGGCATCGGGATTGTCCTGCACCACCTGATCGGCATTCCGGTGGGTCTCACCGGTCTGGCACTCAACATCCCCCTGACCATTATTGGCATACGCGTCCTCGGGCCTCGCTTCGGAATAAAGACCGTGATTGGCTTTGTGCTTACCTCCTTGTTTATTGACGGCCTCACCCTGCTATGGGGTGAAGAACCCCTTGTCCCCAACGAGATGCTCCTCTCAAGCATCTTTGGGGGCGTCATGATAGGCTTTGGCCTGGGGCTGATCTTTAAATCAAGGGCCACCTCCGGAGGCTCCGATATCATCGCCATGATCGTGACCAAGTACACCAGGATGCCTGTCGGACAAACCCTTATCATGGTGGATTCTGTCATTGTACTCATTGGATTGGTGGCCTTTGGCGACTGGACCATCCCCCTCTATTCATGGATCGTCATCTACATCACAGGCAAGGTCATCGATGGGGTCATTGAAGGGGTTTCTTATGAAAAGACCCTGTTTATCATCAGCGAAAAATACAAGGAGATTGCCGATAAGATCCTGATCGACCTCAACCGTGGGGGCACTTACCTCGAAGGCAAGGGCATGTTTAAGGAGGATGAGAAAAAGGTCATCTTTGTCAATGTGAACCGCCGCGAGGTAATCATCCTGCAGGATTATATCAACAGCATTGACCCCAATGCCTTTGTAACGGTGATCAATGCCTCCGAAATCCTCGGGAAAGGCTTCCGCTCGCTGAACGAGAAGGTAACGCAATAGGTTCGAGGTTTGGGGTTCAAGCCAGCCTGCCGCAGGCAGGGTTTAAGGTTTCGAGTGCCCCAAGCTCTTAGCTGTTGGCTGTTAGCTCACCACTCATCTCTCACTTCTCATCTCTTCTCTCATCTCTCACTTCTCACCTCTCACTTCTCACCTCTCACCTCTCACTTCTCACTTCTCACTTCTCCTTCCTAAACGGAATATCATTCAGCATGGGATTGTACATCATATCGAAGGTACCTCCGCGGGTGACGTGGCCTGCTGCCTTGTAATATTCCTTCCCAACGGGATTGCCGTCTTCATCTACAGGCTCACCAGCCTCGTTGACGGCCACAATGCCCGTGGGCGTGGTGCCTACACCATCCTCATCCCAGGGCCGGCTGGCAATCACCTCTCCCACCGGGATCAGGGTGCCATCCTCTGCTTCCACATTCCCATCCGAGCGGAAGGTGAAAGGTACGTGCCCGCTTTCGGTGCCAAACACATCCTTGCCCAGGTTATAACTCTGATCAAGTACAATGCGCCGATACAGGGCAATATTATTCTTCATGGTGTTTTCGGTGGGATAAAATACGCTCCCCTTGATGAACCATTCATCCTGTTCCTCATCGTAATACAGGTAAGCAGCATCCCTGGCATACTGCCGCATGATACGCTGCCGCTCGAGCAGTCGTGCCCTGCGTTCTTCCAGCGACATGAACTTCAGGACTTCATCATCCAAACATTCCAGGGCGGGGAAGTTTAGCTCCAGCATATCTTCTTCTGAGAGCTCTGTTGCATAGGATGAAAGCTCCTGGCGAATCTCTTCCGGCATTACTCCGTAAAGGTTGGCTCCTACCACGGTATAATAGAAATAACCCAGCTCGCCCATCTGGCTCTCCTGGTGCAGGTAGTCGTTCAGCCAGGTGTACTGGGGTGTGGCAGAATTGTATTTGCCATAATCCATCTCGGTCCATCCCTTCTCGCCGGGCAGCTTGCGCTGAAACGACCAGACTGCATCCACCGTATTGCCTACATTGGCGTGGCAGCCCACACACTGTGCCAGCTCTTCGGTGGTCTGTGGCCTCAGGTTTCCAAAACGGTCTTCAATGTAAGCGCTGATGATCCATCCGCCATCATTATCTACCCAGCCCTGGCCTTCACGTCCCACAAATTCAGCGTAGTGCTCCCCTTCTTCCTCCTCTTCCTCATCGATGGCGATGTCGTCCAGGTCCACCGCTTTCCACTTGTACATATAACGGATCTCCTTCACCCGCTTCGAACGGGTGCCGGGGAATTCATAATCCATGCCGCCCGCCACCATGGCACCATCCAGCTCAGCCCCCATCTGCCCGTCGGCCAGCAGGTCTACATAATGCAATGGATGCGCAAATTCTGTGCCTACGGGATAAAATCCTTTCTGCACATCCACCCCCGATGCATCCCCATAATACACGCTTTCCTCAGGACGCAGATTCTTGATGTTGCGCTCCAAAAGGTCGAGGTTCTGCTTGTAAACCTCCAGATCCAAGGCACTGTCTTTGGTCATAAACGCTTTGGGCAGCCGGATATAAATACCCGAAACGCTGCCTGTCAATGGGGTAAATATCGTATAGGGGAAGAAATTGATGGCACGCCAGCCTGTGTATTGAGCCCGTTCATCGCGCACAAAGCCTTCAATATCCACATAGCCGTGAGTTCCACTGCCCGTGGGATCACTGGGATTTAAGGGAAACAGGTGGTCGGGGTTCAGTGCCGGGAAAAGGATCCATTCGCTGTCGGGATCTTCCAGGTTCACCCATTCAGTATTGCCGTTTCCGCGCGCCATGGCAAAGGCAGCCCGCCAATTGTCGTTGCGCACATAATCCACATCATCATGGCCAGGGAGCGCTACCCCTTCAGCATTCAGGCGTTCTTCGATCTCATTCGGATAAATGATGTTGCGCCAAAGGATGCGGTTCAGGTTAGCGGTAGGGAAACTGTACAGGATCTGGTCCTCGCCAATGTCAAATGCATTGCCGTGCCTTGCCATGGTCAGGTAATCCGTATGGCAGTATTTACAGGCATTCTGGGTGCCATAGCCGGTCTCTATCCAGCACTGCGCCGGGATGTTGGGCTCTTCGTTATAGCTGCCTTTATAGGGCGCACCAGCCCTTTCCAGGAAGCCGTCAGGACCTTTCCCCATAAGCCAGTCCTCTGCATTGATCACATCGGCTTCCAGCCCCAGGACGGCCAATTCACCCACCGCCTCGTGGTCTTCCTCGTGTTCGCGCCCACACATGGCAAACACCACAATGACCAATCCCAGCAGCAGCGCCAGGCGCCATGGCTGTAACAACAATCTGTACACTCCTCTTAAAGCTTTCATATCTTCGGTTTTTTATGATTCATCCTTCTTGCCTCCAAATATAAAGGATAATTGCCTTTCCTGGAAGGATACAACAGTCCCATTTCCCGGATAGAGGAAATTTGGAATGGTTCTAAATTAGGGAAAAGTCAGGGGGTTAGGGGGAGGTTCTGAAGGTGGTTGGTTTCAGGTTTCAGGTTTCAGGTTTCAGGTGTCGGTCAGAGTAACGCCTGTCCGAATCCCGGCGCATCCGCTAGCCAACGGAGGGTTGGGGGGAGGTTCTTTGAGTTGTTGTTGTTAACATTGTTGTCGTGGTTGTCATTGTGTCACCGCTTCTCGTCATTGCCCCAGAGAATTTTTCATTATTCATTTTTCATTTTTAATTTCACTGATGTCTTATCAGTGAAAATCTGTGTTTTTTATCTGTGAACATCAGTGGAGGAATTGCAATAAATCCGCGGAATCCGTAACAATCCGTGTAATCTTTTTAAACGACTTCTCCTATCACCACCACATAATTCTTCCCGTACTTCTTAGCGCATTTGGGGCAGGTGGTGTACCACATATAGCTTTTGCCGGTTTTGAGTTCCTTTTCGGTGGCGAATTTTTTGAAGTCTTCCATCCACTTGCCGGTGTCCCTGAAAGGTCCTTCATACACCTGGCTGAGGTAACGCCCGCTGAGGGTGAAATTGTCGGCCTTGGGGATTTCCCGGTCCACCGCCAGGTAAACATCCATATTCCATCGGGAGGTGTGTTCCGACAGTACCATGTAATCAGGGTTCTTTGCCCCGGCAATCTCAATCATTGACATCGCCTTGCGCATCACCCCGCCAAAGTTCAGGGGCATATATAAAAAGGTACGGACCTTTTCGCGGATGAATATCTTGTCGTGCCACTCATGCACCGTGCCCATCCAGGGTGCCGGGTCAAAAGGCGGGCAGCATTCAGGTTCCTGGTGTTCTGTTGTCATGGCTGAAAGAAATTAAATGATTAAACAAATATAAATCATTTCGAAATGAGATGCATCCTATACCTGGAATATTTAAGGTTTGGAGTTAGGGGTTTGGAGTTCAAGGCTGGCTGCCGCAAGTTGGGTTGATCTGAAATCAGGGAGGGTCCTTGCAGGATGACTTTGCCGCTCCGTCAAAAGGAAAGGGGATTGTCATCCTGAGCGAAGCGAAGGACCCCCTCCATTTTTCATTTTTCATTCTTCATTTTCCCCTTGCCCTATGCCCTATGCTCCATGCCCCATGCAATAATCCGCGGAATCCGCAACAATCCGTGTAATTCCTTCTCCATTTTTCATTCTTCGTTTTTCATTCTTAATTTTCTTATATTTTTACCCATCCATTCATTCACCAATACAAATACTGTTCTATGAAAAACAATTTTTTTGCCAAATTCCTTTTCATTGCATTATTCCTTTTATTCACCCCAAAATTCTTCTTTGGCATCTTTGATCCGGAAATCGACCCGGACGGGCCGGGCTATCCCGAGAGCTGCACCAGCATCATGGTGGGACGCAAGGCTTCGGTGGATGGCAGCGTGATGACGGCCCACAGCTGCGATGGCAACTACCGCACCTGGCTCGAGATCGTGCCCAGCCAGCAGTACGAACCCGGCACGATGCTGCCCATCCGCTGGGGCACCCTGCACACCGAGACGGCCTGGGATATGAAAGACGTCACCATCAAAGGTGAGATCCCCCAGGTGGAAGAGACCTTTGCCTACCTCAACGTGGCCTACCCTGCCCTCAACGAGAAGCAGCTGGCCATCGGCGAGACCACCTTCAATGGCCGGCGTGAGCTGCGCAACGAGGAGGGCCTCTTCCTCATCGAAGAGCTGGAGAAGATCGCCCTGCAGCGCTGCGACAACGCCCGCGAAGCCATCCGCCTCATGGGCACCCTGGCTGAAGAATATGGCTATGGCGACTGGGGCGAATGCATCACCGTGGCCGACACAAGGGAAGTGTGGCAGATGGAGATCTGCGGCAGCGGCCCCGGCAAACCCTCCGCCATGTGGGTGGCCCAGCGCATCCCCGACGACCACGTGGGCATCTCGGCCAACATCCCACGCATCTCCGACGTCGACTTCGACGACCCCGACTATTTTATGTACAGCAAGGACCTGAAGGAGGTCGCCAAGCGCACCGGCTTCTGGGACGGCGAGGAGCCCTTTAAGTTCTGGAAGGTCATCAACGGCCGCAAGCCCTTTGCCATCCGCGACTTCTATGTGCTGAGCACCATGGCGCCTTCGCTCAACCTCTCCTTCGAGGCCGAAGAGCTGCCCTTCTCGGTGAAGCCCGACCGTAAAGTCTCGGTGGAGGATGTGATGGCTTATTACCGCGAGACCTACGAAGGCACCCCCTATGATATGACCCAGAACCTGCTGGTGACCGTCACCCGTCGCGACGATGAGGGCAACGAGACCCAGGAAGTGGTGAAGAGCCCCATCGCCAACCCCTGGATGAACTACGACATGCGTACCCTCATCAACGAGCTCAAGCCCGAAACCATCGAGCGCCAGCGCACCATCGCCATCGCTGGCTGCTCTTATTCACACGTCATACAGTGCCGCGACTGGCTGCCCGACGAAATCGGAGCCATCGCCTGGTTCTCCTTCGACAACCCCGGACAGAGCCCCCGCATCCCCATCTTCTCAGGCACCCTCCACCTGCCCGAGAGCTTCAAGATCTGCGGACAGCACCGCTACCGCCAGGATGCCGCCATCTGGTCGTTCCGCGAAGCCAACCGCCTGGCCAACGTCAACCACAGCCGTGGCCGCGCCATCCTCGAGCCCTCCGTGGCCCACTTCCAGCAAAAAGCCATGGAAGAACTGCCTGAAGTAGAACGCACCGCCGAAAAGATGATCAAGGCCGGCAAGGTCGATGAAGCCCGCGAATACATCACCGCCTACACCAACGACTTCGCCACCCTCACCATGAAACGCTGGGAAGAACACAGGAACGAGCTGTGGCATATGTTTGGCAGAGGATTCTGATGTGCTGATGTGCTCATTGTGGGAAAAAAGCCAATCCACAAATGCACACAAATTTTTAGACAATGAACACAAATAGGATTCTTATTTGTGTTCTTATTTGTGAACATTTGTGGATAAAATTCCCCCCTTCTTTTTCAAAGGTT
The genomic region above belongs to Bacteroides sp. and contains:
- a CDS encoding hydrolase; the protein is MTTEHQEPECCPPFDPAPWMGTVHEWHDKIFIREKVRTFLYMPLNFGGVMRKAMSMIEIAGAKNPDYMVLSEHTSRWNMDVYLAVDREIPKADNFTLSGRYLSQVYEGPFRDTGKWMEDFKKFATEKELKTGKSYMWYTTCPKCAKKYGKNYVVVIGEVV
- a CDS encoding C69 family dipeptidase codes for the protein MKNNFFAKFLFIALFLLFTPKFFFGIFDPEIDPDGPGYPESCTSIMVGRKASVDGSVMTAHSCDGNYRTWLEIVPSQQYEPGTMLPIRWGTLHTETAWDMKDVTIKGEIPQVEETFAYLNVAYPALNEKQLAIGETTFNGRRELRNEEGLFLIEELEKIALQRCDNAREAIRLMGTLAEEYGYGDWGECITVADTREVWQMEICGSGPGKPSAMWVAQRIPDDHVGISANIPRISDVDFDDPDYFMYSKDLKEVAKRTGFWDGEEPFKFWKVINGRKPFAIRDFYVLSTMAPSLNLSFEAEELPFSVKPDRKVSVEDVMAYYRETYEGTPYDMTQNLLVTVTRRDDEGNETQEVVKSPIANPWMNYDMRTLINELKPETIERQRTIAIAGCSYSHVIQCRDWLPDEIGAIAWFSFDNPGQSPRIPIFSGTLHLPESFKICGQHRYRQDAAIWSFREANRLANVNHSRGRAILEPSVAHFQQKAMEELPEVERTAEKMIKAGKVDEAREYITAYTNDFATLTMKRWEEHRNELWHMFGRGF
- the purH gene encoding bifunctional phosphoribosylaminoimidazolecarboxamide formyltransferase/IMP cyclohydrolase codes for the protein MTEIKQVRRALVSVYYKEPSRRLIEALNQLGVELVSTGGTLEYIHSLGIPAKPVESLTQYPSILGGRVKTLHPAVFGGILARPHLDKDRQQMQEYQIEAFDMVVVDLYPFEETLASGASHQEAIEKIDIGGISLIRAAAKNYQDVMVVPSVKYFDEVVDLLHASQGKTSLEDRRRMAAAAFEVSSHYDTAIFSFMNQDDFHPFKKSIQDSVVLRYGENPHQQGRYFGKLEDLFEQLHGKALSYNNLLDVDAALNLMGEFSKPAFAIIKHTNPCGIATRATLKEAWEDALAGDPVSAFGGILIANRNITPEIAYAINEMFFEVLIAPDFEEGSLPVLMQKKNRILLKQKPYHAGGEQFRSLLGGVLWQTRDRVEAYQEMWQTVTLRQPDERETEDMRFANIIVKHLKSNAIALVKGQKLIGIGCGQTSRVDALKQAIAKATEFAHSLQGAVMASDAFFPFADSVEIAHKAGITAVVQPGGSVRDQASIDYCNQSGVAMIFTGIRHFKH
- a CDS encoding YitT family protein, which produces MAFVSKEKLFSRKWFISYSLITLGALIMASGYVLFISPNKIVPGGVYGIGIVLHHLIGIPVGLTGLALNIPLTIIGIRVLGPRFGIKTVIGFVLTSLFIDGLTLLWGEEPLVPNEMLLSSIFGGVMIGFGLGLIFKSRATSGGSDIIAMIVTKYTRMPVGQTLIMVDSVIVLIGLVAFGDWTIPLYSWIVIYITGKVIDGVIEGVSYEKTLFIISEKYKEIADKILIDLNRGGTYLEGKGMFKEDEKKVIFVNVNRREVIILQDYINSIDPNAFVTVINASEILGKGFRSLNEKVTQ